The genomic stretch tatgccctaacaatcttatgctattacatgaccaatctcatccaatccctaccatccccttcggcctacagtcggggaattactcacacatggatgggggaaacattgctggttgatggagagacgttggcggtgatggcggtgatgttctcctccaattccccgtcccggcggagtgccagaacggagacttctggctcccgcgacggagtttcgcgatgtggcggcgttctggagggtttctggcgacttcgacttctcccctggcgtttttaggtcgagacgaaTAAGTAgtacgaaggagggcgtcggaggccggccgagggggccacaccacagggccgcgcgggccccccaggccgcgccgcctatggtgtggggccctcgggcctccacttcaattgcccttccggctccgttagtttcctgggaaaatagggccttcgcataaattccgaggtttttcccgaaagttggatttcgcacaaaaacgagacactagagcaattctgcgaaaacagcgttagtccgtgttagttgcatccaaaatacacaaattagaggtcaaacaatagcaaaagtgttcgggaaagtagatacgttttggacgtatcaactccccccaagcttagcttattgcttgtccttgatggcgtgtatttcacacgttcgttgggcaaccccaagaggaaggtatgatgagcacagcagcaagttttccctcagaaagaaaccaaggtttatcgaaccaggaggagccaagaagcacgttgaaggttgatggcggcgagatgtagtgcggcgcaacaccggagattcggcgccaacgtggaacctgcacaacacaaccaagctactttgccccaacgaaacggtggaggttgtcaatctcaccgagcttgtctgtaacaaaggattaaccgtattgtgtggaatatgattgtttgcgagagaaaacggtagaacaagtattgcgagtggattgtatttcagtaaagagaattggaccggggtccacagttcactagaggtgtctctcccataagacgaacagcatgttgggtgaacaaattacggttgggcaattgacaaataaagagagcatgacaatgcacatacatatcatgatgagtatagtgagatttaattgggcattacgacaaagtacatagaccgccatccaactgcatctatgcctaaaaagtccaccttcgggttatcatccgaaccccctccagtattaagttgcaaagcaacagacaattgcattaagtatggtgcgtaatgtaatcaacaactacatccttagacatagcatcaatgttttatccctagtggcaacaagcacaacacaaccttagaactttctgtccctgtcccggtgtcaatgcaggcatgaacccactatcgagcataagtactccctcttggagttaaaagcatctacttggccagagcatctactaataacggagagcatgcaagatcataaacaacacataagcataactttgataatcaacataacaagtattctctattcatcggatcccaacaaacgcaacatatagaattacatatagatgatcttgatcatgataggcagctcacaagatccgacaatgatagcacaatggggagaagacaaccatctagctactgctatggacccatagtccaggggtagactactcactcatcactccggaggcgaccatggcggtgtagagtcctccgggagatgattccccccctccggcaggggtgccggaggcgatctccgagatcccccgagatgggatcggcggcgacggcgtctcgcaatgttttccgtatcgtggctcacggtgccgggggtttcgtcacggaggctatttgtaggcggaagggcaggtcaagaggcggcacgggggccccacaccacagggcggcgcggccaggggggggccgcGGCAGCTACTAAGTGNNNNNNNNNNNNNNNNNNNNNNNNNNNNNNNNNNNNNNNNNNNNNNNNNNNNNNNNNNNNNNNNNNNNNNNNNNNNNNNNNNNNNNNNNNNNNNNNNNNNGTTATTTTTATTATGTTTGGGATGCTTTGTACTTCTTGTAAACTTGTGGAATAAATTCGAATCTTTCCACAAAGGTACGTATAGGTGAACGAATGAAAAAATGTAGTAAAGGAAATCAGGGAACCATCGACGAAGGGAACCAACGAGATCTAAACGGGCCACCAGAAAAAACCATATGAGCGATTCATTGAGCGATCTGAATGATAACAGGTGCGAGAGCCACGGAGGAAGACCCATTATTTTCGATGGTGTTTATGGTGAACAAATGAATGTTACCAAACGAATATTTCCGACCCAAGCAGTTCCATCGTAGTACTGCTAAGACTTTTACCCTTCTCTTACCGCTCTTGCTCCGCCTCGCGTGCAAAGACTCCCCGATGCCTCCTCTTTCGTCCTTCTCCGCCGTCTTGTCCAGCTAGAGAAGGTGGGGAGAGGGGCCAGTGTCGCTTCTTGCCCTGTAGATTCTCGACTCATGGTTGTGTCCCGGTGTTGTGGCTTCTTGCCGTCGTGTTGGTGGAGCTCCTTGCTGTTTTGGAGAAGCGAGCAGGGCTGGATCGAGATCTTTATCCTCGTCAATGTCATTGCAGGCGTTAGTCACGACGCGGCTGGATGTCCACCACCACTAAATAATCTCCAGGTGACTAGATCGAGTCCATCTCTTTCTCCCCCAACTTTGAATGATGGATTCATCTTGGTCCCATATCGTTGTCTATTTTCAATAATCCCCTATCCTATGTTGCTTCTCTTGTCGGATTTTGTCCATGAAATCCGTTCCATCTAGCGATTTTCTTTCTGTCCTCTCTCATGAGGTCTAAAGCAGATTGGTTTGGGGGCGTTCACATGTTTTCTCGGTCGATTTCTGAGCGACGCCGATTGCTTTTCCTAACGATGTTTTTGTGTGCATCCTTGCGTTTGGAAGAGCCCGATCTAGAGCTGCTATCTGACCGTCTTGTGCCTTTCTTTTACCTCAAGTTCAGAGGCCCACTATGCTGTCCCATGAAGGCCTTGATTGCAGGTCTGGTTCAAGCTGGTGCGTGTGGCTCCGGTGGGGGAGCTCTGCCCGAGTCAGCGGACGTAGTTCATCGGTGATATGGACTCCCCAATATCTGCTATGCTGACGATTTATTCAAATTTGTGCATTGCTGCTGGACTGGTTCAATCTGTTGCACTAGCGACCTAATGTCGTTCACAAGGTGAGCGGAGGTTTTGTGGCTTCTCCTCCCTAATGGCAGCCGGGCTGGCTTGCCAGCGACGAGTCAATTCCTGGTCAGTGGAGGGATGCAAcatgcgatgatgatgatgatgttgcaaACCTGGAGGTGGTAAGGCGACACACAACGTTGCGTTCAGCGGCGGCTGGTGTGCGTGACCACTTTGGATTTCTTTGTAATTTTTTGTTTCATCAACGTTGCGTTTGTAATCGGTATAGGTTTGTCATATCGTGGTACAAGGATCCTATTTACATATGTGAGGTCTATTTGGTAAAAAATAAATCAGTTCCATCGTCTCTCACATGTGTGTTGAAAAGTCATGACTCGAATATTACCAAACGACCCCTCTAAGTAACATATCATGTGACAATAACACCCTCGTTGGACATACCACAAACTTATCCGCATACATCGTAGTAGTATCGAACAAACACAGGGGCCTCCCTACAATCCATTATTAAAACGTAACACAGGGGCCCGAATGAAATAAACTCCTTCACAAAATCCGTCCCTTTACTTAACTTCCCCCATTCCCAAATCACACTCTCcaccccaccgccacctccaaGTCCCCGGCGACGCTCCtcctcgacctcgccgccgcccgctccagcCTAGGGTTTGAGGCTCCCCGGTGGCCGTCGGATCTCGTGGCCTCCCTCGATGCCCATATAAGGAGCACGTCTCCCCCTGAGGCTCTCGACCCAATCTCTCTCGCGCTCTAGGGTTTCCGCCGCCTCGACGACAATGGGATTGGGACGCACGGTGGTGTCCGACGACGAAGGTGCGCGATTTCGTTGCTCATTTCCGCGGTTTCGGGTCTTTTGGTGCTCTCGGCGGTGGTTTCGGTGCGTTTTCTGATGGAAATGTTTGTGCTTCTGTTCGAACCCTAGAAGAGGACTTTAtcgaggctgaggaggaggaggatgaaccgCGGCCGTCACGGAGGGGCAGGGATGATGTCGACGagcaggacgacgacgatgatgaggaggacgaggaaggtCAGTTTGATTTCTCCGTTCTGTTTGATTTGGCTGGTGTAGTTTGCAGTACTTGCCTTTTTTCTACTAGATGAATCGCCTGTGGTTTCTTCACGACCTAGTACGGAAAATTTATTCGGTAAAATTGTTCGTGAGCAGAGGAGGGACAGAATGAATatgagaaggatggcttcatcgtcgatgacgcggatgaggatgaagaggaggaggaagaggaagcaagAGCAAGTGATGATGAAAGAcgcaagaagaaaaagaaaaagaagaggtagtTGCTTTTGATGCCTCCTTCTGTAACAGAGTATGACTTCTTTGTAAGTTCCTAAAATGTAATATATGTGGCCAGGGAATCAGAGGATTTTGAGCTTGATGAGGATGACTACATGTTGCTCCAGGATAATAACATCACTGGCATCCATCGTCCGAAGCCTGCTGTAAGCTTTAGGATATCTGTGTCTGGATTGAGCTTTCCTGCTCCAATCTTTATCATATTTCACAAGAATGGACCTTTTCTGCTTACTCTAGGGAAACAAATTTAAGCGGTTGAAGAAGGCAGGAAGGGAATCTGAAATGGGTGAGCATTCTGGCTTCTCTGATGACAATGCATCGGGTAAAAGGCGTACCGCCGAGGAGAAAGTTCAGTATTCCTTGTTCGGAAATGAAGGTAGCTGCTTCTGGTTCCACTTTATTTTGCTTGTATTCCATCCCAGTAAGTTTTGCTCCTTACTTTTTATTTGCCGCAACACCATTTGATCAGAGCCCTTTGAGGAGGATATTGTCGAGGAGGATCAGCAAGCAGATGAAGATGATGTTGCTGAAGATGACATGGATGATGAAATGGCTGACTTCATTGTGGACGAAGAGGAAATTGATGGGAATGGCCAAGTTGTGAAGTACGTGCTTCTGTTTTGTATTTTGTGTTAACTGGTTTGGTATTGATGTGAAATTATCCAGATCATGTTTTGTTAAATGTACATGTGCTATTGTATTGCAGAAGGAAGAAGGTTAAAAGAAAGCCTCTTAGACAAGCTGCAGGTGTTTCATCATCTGCTTTGCAAGAGGCCCATGATATATTTGGGGATGTTGATGAGCTTTTAGCACTAAGAAAGCAAGAGCTTGAGAGGGATGCTATTAATTCTGGCGAGATGAGAGGAAACAGGCTTGAAGATGAGTTTGAGCCATTTATTCTTGCAGAGAAGTATATGACACCGAAGGATGAGCAAATCAAAGAAAATGATGTACCTGAGAGGATCCAGGTGAGTACCATTTAGACACCTCTAAAAGACAGTCCTAATATTAGTTGATAATCAATGTCTTCTATTGCTCCTTTTGGCAGCTGTCTGAGGAATTAACTGGTAATCCTCCGGGTCTAGAGGAGAATTCAAGGAGGGAGGAAGAGAGTGTATGGATACACCACCAACTCACTGGTGATGGATTTCTCTCCTTTTTTGGCAATGAGCGTGCGAACAAGGAGATTGAACAGACTGACATTGTGAATGTCTTGTATATGCTACATGTCAACAAATTTGAAGTACGGTTGATCTCGTtatgtaatttcttatgtttgaTTTGCTGATGTAGTTATTTTGTTGCCAGTTATAATCTATTGCTTCGTGTAATTTCCAAATTTGATCTGCTGATATATTTATTGTCTCATGTCAGATCCCATTCATTGCAATGTATAGGAAGGAAAGCTGCCCAAGTCTGTTGGACCATGATGTCCATGAACCAGAGTATAAAGAAGGCAAACGTGAAATGAAGTGGCATAAGGTAACTGTTCACACACTAGGCAGGTGTTGGTCTCCCATAATTCATCAAGATTTTACAATTGCTGACACAATTCGTGTGCTTGTAGCTGCTTTGGGCTGTTCAGACCTTAGACAGGAAGTGGCTACTTCTGCAGAAGCGCAAGCTTGCTTTGCAGATTTATTATGAAAACGATTCGAGGAAGAGAAACGAAGAATAGATGATGTTACAAGGCAGACACTCAATCGGCAGCTTTATTACTCTATTATTGAAGCACTAAATGATGCAAAATCTGAGAAAGAGGTGGAAGATGTGGACGCGAAGTTCAATCTACATTTTCCTCCCGGCGAAGTTGAAGAGTTAGGTCAATTTAAGCGACCGAAAAGGAAATCCCTATACAGTATTTGTCACAAGGCAGGGCTGTGGGAGGTTGCTAACCAATTTGGCCGGAGTGCTGAGCAATTAGGCCACCATCTAACTTTAACGAGCGTACCTGTACGTGAACTTAGCTCACACTTCACAGTAACAATACTGTATATGCAACCTATCATTTGTCCACATCTATTCTTGCCACCTGGGCTGAATCCATTGTACCATTCACACCTTATCTGCATTTGATTATTTCAGGAAGCGGGCGAGCTTGACAGCGGGAAAGATTCTCCTGAAGATGTTGCTACAAATTTCACATGTGCAATGTTTGAAACTCCACAAGATGTTCTTCGGGGTGCCAGACACATGGTACCCAACATCTCACATATTTAACCATTCTTTGTAGGGTCTATTCATTTCCTATGACCAAAACATCTCACATATCTTGCTTGTTTTTATCTCATCAGGCAGCTGTTGAGATCGGCTGTGAGCCTATTGTAAAAAAGCATATCAGGGGTATCTTCATGAACAAGGCTGTTGTCACAACAAAGCCCACACCTGAGGGCAATTTGATCATAGATCCCTACCACCAACTATCAGGTGTTAAATGGCTGCGAGAGAAACCACTAAACAAGTTTGTAGATGCACAGTGGCTTCTTATTCAGAAAGCAGAGGAAGAAAAGCTCCTCAAGGTTACCATATCATTACCAGAGGATGCAAAGAAAGAGCTCATGTCTGAGGCTCGTGAGAATTATCTAAGTGACTGTGTCAGCAAGTCTGCACAATTGTGGGATGAGCAACGGAAGATGATACTGGATGATGCCTTCCTCAATTTTCTTCTTCCATCAATGGAAAAGGAAGCTCGAGCGCTGTTGACAGCAAAAGCCAAAAGTTGTCTCCATATGGAATACGGACAGCAGTTCTGGAACAAGGTTTCTGTTGCTCCATGGAAGAAGAAGGATTCTGACAAGAAGGATGCTGACCTTGATCTGGATGATGAATCAGAGCTGAGAGTTATGGCCTGCTGCTGGGGTCCTGGGAAGCCAGCAACCACGTTTGTAATGTTAGACTCATCAGGAGAATTGGTGGATGTTTTGTATGCTGGTTCTCTCAGTATTAGATCTCAAGGCGTTGCTGAGCAGCAGCGGAAGAAGAACGATCAGCAGAGGGTTTTGAAGTTCATGACTGACCATTCACCGCAAGTTGTATGTGTAGGAGCATCAAATTTGAATTGCAGACAACTCAAGGATGATATCTATGAGGTATTATGCTAATTTACTTATCTTTAAGTAAACCATGTCTGTTGTTTCATCATTATATAAGTATACGGCTATACACGAGTACCTCTACGTGTATGTTTGGACAGGGCCTCAACCACTTAAGCTTGATCTTATCTCTCTTTATATAGAGGAAATCGCACAAACCAATAACTAATAGTGAAGCACGGATACTTTGCTTTGTTGCCGTACCGGTATCGGATACTGCTCGGATACGGGATACTGATACTTCCCGATACGTATCCCGTACGTATCTGCTAATTTTTTGATtaaagaaaaaataagaaaattacagaCACATGAGGGATACCCAAGGGATACTCGAGTGATACTCAAGGGGTACTTCAGCCAGCCACCATACACTCGTCTTCTACCGCTGATCCTTCCACTCCACCCCATCCCCATCGAATGACGGTGACCGatgggtcttcttcttcctccatctcctattCCCCTTTGGCTATATTCATCCATGGCTCCACCCACCATTGATTTTGATCTCTGAATTCACTCCTTCTAAGCAATGACTAGTGCTAGTACGTCCCCATCAAAGAGACCTTCGATTGGGAGCTCGAGCTAGAGCATACACAACTGTAACAACTACAGGAAATGCAACCCAACTACTAGCTGCTAATCGTGTGATTTCTAAGATGAATTTTAATTCTTTAATTGTTGAAATATCTATGTTGGATGTGGAGAACATCCACATTCATGTTAACCCTAtgaaaaatatttaatttatgtatttttaaaatatttacatATATATGAAACGTATCCCTGTATCTTTGTTTTTGAAAAATTGTCGTATTGCAGTATCCCCGTATAGCGTATCAGATACGTATCCAAGTATCTGTGCTTCCTACTATTGATGTCGTTGTTGCACAAGCTACTCACTTTATAAGTTTTTTGCACATAccaccaatttttttttgtaatagGTTGCACATAGGTCTCAGAAAGTGAAGAAACTTTCAAATGGCTCGTCAAAATTGTTTCAGACTTTCACATGCTAGTTAGTTCATATTGTTTCAATTACTAGATTTTTTAAGATGTTTTATTTCTGAAGATTTTACCAAATGTTGGTTGAATCTCATATAAAATCACAAAACTTTCAAACAGTAAGATTGTTCAAATTTTTCTAGATCAGTTAGGGTACATTGTCAGCTGATGACATGTGGACAGGCAGAGCAGATCATCACAAACTCGTTGGCCCTGGTAGTCAGACCTGTTGTTAATTAGCTTAACCTGTGATTTGGACCTATGTACAACCTATTACAGGATAGTTGGTGATTTATGCAAAAGACATGCAAAGTGAGTAGTTTGCGCAACTACGACACCAATAAATGGTGGTTTCTGCAATTTCCTCCTTTATATATGACAGTTTGCTATCAACAACGGCATCATGTATCACCTTGCTATTGTAGAACATCACATGTCATTAGCTATTGTTGATGCTGCATACATTAGCATTACTGCACCTTTTCTCCTGTTGCGACAAGGAGACACAAGGTGCCATCCCATCTTGGGCTAGCGGGCTTCATGGGGCTGCAATAGATTTTTAATGCCTACTGTTGCTGTTACATCACTAAAAACTGTGTTATTTGAACACTTATTTTGCCTGCTCCTTTGCAATGAAAAATCCAGTTGCTCCATTATTTCTTTTAACATTTATATTTCCTGCATCCTTCTGTTCAACCTCTTCATCATGGGTGCTTTAGTTGCTTTTGGATTGGTTGATTTTTCATATATGTGTCTACCTTAAGTTGGGAGGAGCCAGATCGCAGTGAACAACGCAACAACACTCGTCTATAGCTGATAGTATGATTTGCTTCATTCTATACTGACTTCCGTCCTTGCATAGGTTATTTTTAAAATCGTTGAAGATCATCCAAGAGATGTGAACCCGCAAATGGAAAATTTTAGCATTGTCTATGGTGATGAATCCGTGCCTCGGTTGTACGAGAACTCTCGCATATCTTCAGATCAGCTGCCTGGCCAGTCAGGTAGTACAGTGCATTGACTTACTGTTTGCTCTTTTGATCTTGAACCTTCCAAATAACTCTTCTTTTGTATCTTAATTTGTGTATAGCTATCGTGAAGCGTGCGGTGGCGCTTGGTCGGTACTTGCagaatcctttggcgatggttgcAACACTCTGTGGACCTGGGAAAGAGATACTGTCATGGAAACTCCACCCCCTTGATCAGTTCCTTACTCCTGATGAGAAGTATGAAGTTGTTGAGCAAGTAATGGTCGATGCTACAAATCAGATTGGCtttgatgttaatcttgctgctaGTCACGAGTGGCATTTTTCCACTTTACAATTTGTTGCTGGTCTGGGGCCACGTAAAGCTTCAGCGTTGCAGAAAGAATTGGTGAGAGAGGGATCCATCTTTAGTCGCAAGGAGCTGGTAAAACCTCTTGGAAGGAAGGTATTCATGAATGCGTCTGGGTTTTTACGTGTCCGACGAAGTGGTGCAGCTGCAGGCAGTGCTCAAATCATTGATCTGCTTGAGGATACAAGGATCCATCCTGAATCATATGCGTTAGCAAAGAATTTGGCCAAGGATGTCCAGTCCGAGGACGCAGATGAAGTGAATGAGATGGATGATGATGAGCAAGAGATGGCAATTGAGCATGTAAGAGAGAAGCCAAAAAAACTTGTGAGTCTTGAGATCGATGAATACATGAAGAGTATTCCGGAGGAGTCTCGTAAAAGGGAAACATTGTATGACATTAGGGAAGAGCTACTGCGTGGCTTTTCTGACTGGAGGATCGGCTATGCTGAGCCAAGTCCAGATGAGGAATTCTGGTTGCTTTCTGGTGAAACTGAGGATAACATAACAGATGGAAGGATTGTTCAAGTAACTGTCCGTAACATACAAGAGAACCGAATAATGTGCACATTTGATTCTGGTTTGAAAGCCATAGTTATGGGAGACAATTATTCTGATGAAGGCTATGATCCAGAATCACTTCAGTTGCATGAAGGTGACGTATTAACTGGCAAAATTAAGAATGTGAACAAAAATAGGTTCATAGTTTACCTAACATGCAAGATCTCTGAATTGAAGAGAAGGCCTTTCTCCAGAAACAATCATGATCCGTACTATCATGAAGAAGATATCATTCCAAGCCAGAATGATAAGATCCGGAAACAGAAGGAACTTGCAAAGAAACATTACAAGCCTCGGATGATTGTTCATCCTCACTTTCAGAACTTCACAGCAGAAGAAGCAATGCAGGTTTGCTGTCCTACCCATTAAATAGATTCTGTTCTGCACACTTCCTATCTTTTGCTCTTTCGTTCCTTCGTAATAACTTTGTTCGTTGAAACAGTTCTTGGGAGACAAAGAGCCTGGTGAGAAGGTCATTCGGCCTAGTTCTAGGGGCCCATCATTTCTAACACTTACCTTGAAGATATTTGATGGTGTCTTCGCACATAAGGAGATAACTGAAAGTGGCAAGGATCATAAAGATATTACAAGTTTACTTCGCCTTGGAAAGACGCTGACCATTGATAATGAAActtttgaagatcttgacgaggttggtGCATGAGATAAATTTGAGTAGTAATGTTGCTTTGGGTTCATATCAATTGGCTGCAACCTGCAATCCTATTTCTCCTTTATCAGTTAGCTGCATTTTTTCCCGCTAACATGCGAATCTTTCCTTCTACAAATGCACAGGTAATAGACAGATATGTGGATCCATTGGTAGgtcacctgaaaagcatgctctcCTATCGTAAATTCAGGAAGGGGTTAAAAGGAGAGGTTGATGAAATGTTAAGGGCAGAGAAGACAGAGAATCCTATGAGAATAGTCTATTGTTTTGGCATATCCCATGAACATCCAGGCACCTTTATATTATCCTACATTAGGAGCACAAACCCACATCATGAGTATGTAGGGTTATACCCAAAGGGCTTCAGATTCCGGAAGAAGGATTTTGACAGCATCGATCGCCTTGTGTCATATTTCCAGAAACACATTGACAAACCACCACCGGAATCTGGCATGTCAATGCGAAATGTTGCTGCAATGGTTCCTATGAAGAATTCAGATTGGGGTTCTGGTGGTGCTAATGATGGGTGGAGGGGAGATGGTGACAATGGTAGGGACAGACCTTTCTCTGGAAGATCAGGTCAGTGCTTAAAGTATTGCAATTTTTTGTTGTCAAGCTTAGCATTTGATTTGTTTAGCCATCTTTACCACTTACCATATGCTTACTTAGGATAGATCTGAATGCTAAGCTGGCTTTTCTTGAGAATTTCTTAGGGTAATCACATGAAACAAATATTTGAAAATTACTCTGTTTTGATTTTGCCTCTTGTTTTATTTCTGCCTAATCACAAGTTTGTGATTTGTAACACATCATTGCATTGTATAGTTGACACTAAAATCTTGCCAAAATAACGCTTTAAGATTGTCAGAAGTACACAAGCACTCTTAATGTATCACTTTTCTTCCTTTGAAAGCAGGAGGTAGGTTTGATTCAAGGGACAGCTCTGGTGGCCGTGGTcgtgggcgcgggcgcgggcgtggACGAGGTAACTTCGGcagcgatgatggtggtggtggcggcggcaacAGTGGTTGGACTGATAACATTGGCAGTGGTGGAGGTGCATGGGGCTCTGGCGGAGGATCTGGAAGTGGAGATCCCggatggggcggcggcggtggtgacaataaccgtggcggcggtggagatggaggctggggtgcacctgcagctgcCTCAGACGCTGGTGGTGGAGGCTGGGGAGCACCTGCCGCTGCCTCTGATGCTGGTGGAGGTTGGGGAGCAGCTGCTCCTGCTGGCTCTGGTGCTGGTGATGACTCGGGATGGGGCAGCGCCAAAAAGGCGGTTCCAGCACAAGATGGCGGAAGTGGTGGTTGGGGTACCGGTGGTGGGGGCTGGTGAAGGGTGCGCCGTGCTGCCTGCATAAACCCTTCGTAGAACTATCAAATGGGaaacttttttttgtttgaatcctgTTAAAGACTCTGCTTACTGCTATCGACGGGAGAAAATTGCCACTATGTTGGGACTTGCTAATCTACTAGTTGCTGTGGTCTTGTGACTTTCTGGACGGCCTTATATCTGAATGCATGTACAGGTTCCGTGCATTTGTCTTTTGGTTCTTGGTAGCACTCATTATCCTATGATCGCGatgctttattttctatttcaGTTGTTAGCTTTTGCAGTCCGCTTCATGTTATGATAATAATAATAGCAAAGTAGCATATTATGCATTAGTATCGGTTGGATTGCCACGGATTCAGGGTTATTTTTTGGTGTATTCAAACTGCCGGTTCTAGCTCTAATATAATTGTAGTGGATGAAATCGTCTAAAAAGAGGAACTTAATCGAGAGTATGCATGCTATGTGGACTCTCGTCTCTCTAGAAAAGGAAAGAGGAGCTTGAGGTGGTGCCGGGTAAGCACCCATTCTCAAGAGATTGTTCGTGGCTGCCATCTGTTGTGGCTGGAAGGCGTCATTCAAGATCGGCGGTCTGGATGGGCGTGGAATTCCGTCCTGGTGAAGCCCGTGAGACGTGAGTGTGTTGGTTCCACACGCCGCCTTGTTGGTTTCCTGCATGACAACTTACAGGAAAAGCATGGTCGAAGGGTCGACCATGGTCGTTGAGCAGTTTATTAAGCGGTACAATAGGATAGAGCGTTAGCCTCCGTTTATTCTCAATACATACATAAATTTCTCTCATAAAAATACATGCATAAATTGTGCTCACCAAAACATTGTACTAGTACACATGACGCAGACTTTGAACGACCACGGACCGCCATTCATCAAACTGGGCACATCTCCACGGGTTGATCAGCTTGGCCTTGGACTTGAGAAGTTGAAGcaccttcttttttcttttcattctcctcctcctcctcatcatcctcatcatcatcataattTATATCTTCTTTTTCTGTAGGCTCTGGACTCTGAATCATGGATGCCAAGGTTTCCATGCCAAGGAACGCCCAGAGGAGCCAGACGGTTGTGAGGTACTCCCTACCTTCACCTA from Lolium rigidum isolate FL_2022 chromosome 4, APGP_CSIRO_Lrig_0.1, whole genome shotgun sequence encodes the following:
- the LOC124707380 gene encoding LOW QUALITY PROTEIN: transcription elongation factor SPT6 homolog (The sequence of the model RefSeq protein was modified relative to this genomic sequence to represent the inferred CDS: inserted 1 base in 1 codon), which produces MGLGRTVVSDDEEEDFIEAEEEEDEPRPSRRGRDDVDEQDDDDDEEDEEEEGQNEYEKDGFIVDDADEDEEEEEEEARASDDERRKKKKKKKRESEDFELDEDDYMLLQDNNITGIHRPKPAGNKFKRLKKAGRESEMGEHSGFSDDNASGKRRTAEEKVQYSLFGNEEPFEEDIVEEDQQADEDDVAEDDMDDEMADFIVDEEEIDGNGQVVKRKKVKRKPLRQAAGVSSSALQEAHDIFGDVDELLALRKQELERDAINSGEMRGNRLEDEFEPFILAEKYMTPKDEQIKENDVPERIQLSEELTGNPPGLEENSRREEESVWIHHQLTGDGFLSFFGNERANKEIEQTDIVNVLYMLHVNKFEIPFIAMYRKESCPSLLDHDVHEPEYKEGKREMKWHKLLWAVQTLDRKWLLLQKRKLALQIYYEXRFEEEKRRIDDVTRQTLNRQLYYSIIEALNDAKSEKEVEDVDAKFNLHFPPGEVEELGQFKRPKRKSLYSICHKAGLWEVANQFGRSAEQLGHHLTLTSVPEAGELDSGKDSPEDVATNFTCAMFETPQDVLRGARHMAAVEIGCEPIVKKHIRGIFMNKAVVTTKPTPEGNLIIDPYHQLSGVKWLREKPLNKFVDAQWLLIQKAEEEKLLKVTISLPEDAKKELMSEARENYLSDCVSKSAQLWDEQRKMILDDAFLNFLLPSMEKEARALLTAKAKSCLHMEYGQQFWNKVSVAPWKKKDSDKKDADLDLDDESELRVMACCWGPGKPATTFVMLDSSGELVDVLYAGSLSIRSQGVAEQQRKKNDQQRVLKFMTDHSPQVVCVGASNLNCRQLKDDIYEVIFKIVEDHPRDVNPQMENFSIVYGDESVPRLYENSRISSDQLPGQSAIVKRAVALGRYLQNPLAMVATLCGPGKEILSWKLHPLDQFLTPDEKYEVVEQVMVDATNQIGFDVNLAASHEWHFSTLQFVAGLGPRKASALQKELVREGSIFSRKELVKPLGRKVFMNASGFLRVRRSGAAAGSAQIIDLLEDTRIHPESYALAKNLAKDVQSEDADEVNEMDDDEQEMAIEHVREKPKKLVSLEIDEYMKSIPEESRKRETLYDIREELLRGFSDWRIGYAEPSPDEEFWLLSGETEDNITDGRIVQVTVRNIQENRIMCTFDSGLKAIVMGDNYSDEGYDPESLQLHEGDVLTGKIKNVNKNRFIVYLTCKISELKRRPFSRNNHDPYYHEEDIIPSQNDKIRKQKELAKKHYKPRMIVHPHFQNFTAEEAMQFLGDKEPGEKVIRPSSRGPSFLTLTLKIFDGVFAHKEITESGKDHKDITSLLRLGKTLTIDNETFEDLDEVIDRYVDPLVGHLKSMLSYRKFRKGLKGEVDEMLRAEKTENPMRIVYCFGISHEHPGTFILSYIRSTNPHHEYVGLYPKGFRFRKKDFDSIDRLVSYFQKHIDKPPPESGMSMRNVAAMVPMKNSDWGSGGANDGWRGDGDNGRDRPFSGRSGGRFDSRDSSGGRGRGRGRGRGRGNFGSDDGGGGGGNSGWTDNIGSGGGAWGSGGGSGSGDPGWGGGGGDNNRGGGGDGGWGAPAAASDAGGGGWGAPAAASDAGGGWGAAAPAGSGAGDDSGWGSAKKAVPAQDGGSGGWGTGGGGW